Proteins encoded in a region of the Bradyrhizobium sp. CB3481 genome:
- a CDS encoding DUF1778 domain-containing protein: MSRVKKRKEHPLSMRLPETDVAIIDRAAAIRGRSRTDFVREAAVRAAEDVLLETMPIRMSSAGFKAFVEALSQPARPVPEMVELFQRTAPWESGKAEAEK, translated from the coding sequence ATGTCGCGCGTCAAAAAACGGAAAGAGCATCCGCTATCGATGCGGTTGCCCGAGACGGATGTCGCGATTATCGATCGTGCGGCGGCGATACGCGGCCGTTCGCGTACCGACTTCGTACGCGAGGCAGCGGTGCGCGCGGCAGAAGACGTTCTGCTGGAAACGATGCCCATTCGAATGAGCTCGGCGGGCTTCAAGGCGTTTGTTGAAGCTCTCTCGCAACCCGCACGGCCCGTACCTGAAATGGTCGAACTCTTTCAGCGCACAGCTCCGTGGGAGTCCGGAAAAGCAGAAGCCGAGAAGTGA
- a CDS encoding 2'-5' RNA ligase family protein, with the protein MDMFASSGSGRLFLAIVPDPAAAERIYRLAGVLKRAHRFDGKLIPPDRLHVSLFSLTGLPDRQVCAACEAAEDFRAEPFEVSFDRTTSFRGGPGNRPFVLVGEAGLRRLQSFRQTLAATLMRGGLRRPANTNFTPHVTLLYDARRADEYPIEPVVWTVTEFVLVRSLRGHRHIARWGLRA; encoded by the coding sequence ATGGACATGTTTGCAAGCTCTGGTAGTGGCCGTCTCTTCCTCGCCATCGTTCCCGATCCTGCCGCGGCGGAGCGAATTTATCGCCTCGCCGGCGTGCTCAAGCGAGCGCATCGTTTTGACGGCAAACTCATCCCGCCCGATCGGCTGCACGTGTCGCTGTTCTCGCTCACCGGCTTGCCGGATCGCCAGGTTTGCGCAGCGTGCGAGGCAGCCGAGGATTTCCGGGCTGAGCCGTTTGAGGTGTCGTTCGATCGGACGACGAGCTTCCGCGGCGGACCGGGTAATCGCCCTTTTGTCCTGGTCGGCGAGGCGGGGTTGCGCCGGTTACAATCGTTTCGGCAGACGCTCGCGGCTACGCTGATGCGAGGCGGCCTGCGGCGACCGGCCAATACGAATTTCACGCCGCACGTCACGCTGTTGTATGACGCGCGCAGGGCGGATGAGTATCCCATCGAGCCTGTCGTCTGGACGGTGACCGAGTTTGTGCTCGTGCGCAGTCTGAGGGGGCATCGACACATCGCCCGATGGGGCTTGCGGGCATGA
- a CDS encoding GNAT family N-acetyltransferase, translating into MAISEPQLLTALHDVSEFSCGKPSLDRWLKTRALSNQEKGFTAVMVVHEANRVVGYYGLAPTGVLPATLPRSIRTGQPPDPVPCLLLGQLAADESYRGRGIGTGLLKHALQRCVTAARLIGGRALIVNAVDIEAADFWKRRGFIPSKDDKLILFRSIADIAASIGSASGSSSQGLA; encoded by the coding sequence GTGGCCATTTCCGAGCCGCAACTACTGACGGCCCTTCACGACGTCTCTGAGTTTTCTTGCGGAAAACCTTCGCTGGACCGGTGGCTCAAAACGCGGGCGCTATCCAATCAAGAAAAGGGTTTTACGGCCGTGATGGTCGTACACGAGGCCAACCGCGTCGTTGGCTATTATGGTCTCGCGCCTACGGGTGTTCTTCCCGCAACGTTGCCACGATCGATTCGCACAGGCCAGCCGCCGGATCCAGTTCCTTGCCTGCTGCTCGGACAACTTGCGGCCGATGAGAGCTATCGCGGAAGAGGAATTGGCACCGGTCTGCTCAAACACGCGCTGCAACGTTGTGTAACGGCGGCGCGCCTGATCGGCGGGCGCGCACTCATCGTGAATGCCGTCGATATCGAGGCGGCGGATTTTTGGAAGCGACGCGGCTTTATTCCTTCGAAAGATGACAAGCTCATCTTGTTCAGGTCCATCGCCGACATTGCGGCATCGATCGGCTCTGCTTCCGGTTCATCGTCTCAAGGCCTCGCATGA